In Aedes albopictus strain Foshan chromosome 3, AalbF5, whole genome shotgun sequence, the following are encoded in one genomic region:
- the LOC134291035 gene encoding uncharacterized protein LOC134291035 yields MDTDQGDSLEQLEAQLDSKSLENLSSCPSINLDTPKNSEMEDSDEDDRVSVTIKTSRGSTVANPEQSQQMDRIKLSGAGKKRLKKLLDQGYDKDEAYRLAYRPSVQSEPSKRPRDDLSSGEKPQPKKTKGTSTPTGRPHKDHSRKSLATSSVNIRLQRQRDPNFQDGRAEADAVHMQPGTSKVANKKTNEDAERSKPGKL; encoded by the exons ATGGACACTGACCAGGGAGATTCGCTGGAGCAGCTCGAAGCACAGCTAGATAGTAAATCACTGGAAAATCTGTCCAGTTGTCCATCGATCAATTTGGACACTCCAAAGAACTCCGAGATGGAAGACAGCGACGAGGACGATCGAGTAAGCGTCACTATCAAGACATCAAGGGGATCAACCGTTGCAAATCCGGAACAATCTCAGCAAATGGACCGAATCAAGCTGAGTGGTGCCGGTAAAAAGcgactgaaaaaactgctagatCAGGGCTATGACAAAGACGAGGCCTATCGCCTTGCCTACAGGCCAAGCGTGCAGTCAGAACCATCGAAAAGGCCTAGAGATGACCTATCGAGTGGTGAGAAGCCACAACCCAAAAAGACAAAAGGGACATCAACACCAACGGGAAGGCCGCACAAAGACCATTCTCGAAAATCCCTAGCCACATCATCGGTGAACATCCGGCTGCAACGGCAAAGAGATCCAAACTTCCAAGATGGAAGGGCAGAGGCAGATGCTGTCCACATGCAACCCGGTACCTCGAAAGTTGCGAACAAGAAGACAAACGAAGACGCTGAACGCTCCAAACCCGGGAAACTGTG A